The following proteins come from a genomic window of Hoplias malabaricus isolate fHopMal1 chromosome 15, fHopMal1.hap1, whole genome shotgun sequence:
- the LOC136668047 gene encoding olfactory receptor 52N2-like — MEKGTYRNQILMIEGLKVTPLSSYPAFIFLFLAYIYIYIMVSNIGLIVLILMDKILHKPMYFLFCNLPICDALGATVVVSGMVKDIFKQASDRYISYIACVIQAYLVHVLGTSNQTILMAMAFDRYVAICNPLRYNSIMTNKSVASLTAFAWGVAIIPTGILISLSVKLSHCNSTISYPYCDNPSLFKLSCENVIINQIYGLSTTTIFWIVSISCIAFTYIKIAILCLSSDNSGLKRKAMKTCTTHLCVYFIVLLLLSLYSGLQLYCIAGSGIFGSVDRCHVLLDNEIHISIKLASKGKHEVL, encoded by the exons ATGGAAAAAGGAACATACAGAAACCAAATACTTATGATAGAAGGATTAAAGGTTACACCCCTTTCATCTTATCCAGCTttcatctttctctttttagcatatatatatatatatattatggtaTCCAACATTGGACTTATTGTCCTTATTTTGATGGATAAAATCCTTCACAAACccatgtattttcttttctgtaatCTCCCAATATGTGATGCTCTGGGAGCTACTGTTGTGGTGTCTGGTATGGtgaaagatatttttaaacaagCATCTGACAGGTATATTAGTTATATTGCTTGTGTAATTCAAGCTTACTTGGTTCATGTTCTGGGTACATCTAATCAAACTATATTAATGGCTATGGCATTTGACAGGTATGTAGCCATATGCAACCCCTTAAGATACAACAGTATAATGACCAATAAATCGGTTGCTTCCCTCACTGCATTCGCATGGGGAGTGGCAATAATCCCAACAGGAATTCTAATAAGCCTCTCAGTTAAACTCTCCCATTGCAATTCAACCATTTCTTACCCTTACTGTGACAATCCATCCCTCTTTAAACTATCTTGTGAGAATGTGATAATTAACCAAATCTATGGTTTGTCTACTACAACAATATTCTGGATTGTTTCTATATCATGCATTGCATTCACTTATATAAAGATAGCTATTCTCTGTCTAAGCAGTGACAACAGTGGACTGAAGAGGAAGGCTATGAAAACATGCACTActcatttgtgtgtttatttcattgttttg ttacTTCTGAGCCTCTacagtggccttcagctctacTGCATTGCTGGGTCCG GtatttttggcagtgtggacaggtgccatgTCCTGCTGGAtaatgaaatccacatctccataaagcttgccAGCAAAGGGAAGCATGAAGTcctctaa
- the LOC136668044 gene encoding olfactory receptor 4E1-like: MENLTYNSPVLQLEGLVVSEPYIYPTFLFLLFVYAFIVISNTGILLLIIMERSLHEPMYLLFCNLPFNDVFGNSVVVPRFMIDILKPDSERYISYVDCVTQAFGYHLFTCATNYILIVMAFDRLTLRLNRCGTFIANPFCDNVSLYKLSCESSEINNIYGLVYTAAVAGCSIAIIGLTYSKIAAVCFFSKNKSVNSKALKTCSTHLTVYMIMGSCGCSMFILHRFSGVAEYRKTAALLFHIVPGILNPLIYALQCTEIRHVILKILHSEKLMPR; encoded by the exons atggaaaaCCTGACATATAATAGCCCTGTTTTGCAGCTGGAGGGACTGGTTGTCTCTGAACCTTACATTTATCCTACATTTCTTTTCTTACTGTTTGTTTATGCATTCATTGTAATATCAAACACTGGAATCCTCCTGCTAATAATAATGGAAAGAAGTTTACATGAACCTATGTACCTTCTCTTCTGTAACCTTCCTTTTAATGATGTGTTTGGAAACTCTGTTGTTGTCCCTCGATTTATGATTGACATATTGAAGCCAGACTCAGAGCGTTACATTAGTTATGTAGATTGTGTTACCCAAGCTTTTGGTTATCATTTGTTCACTTGTGCTACtaactacatactcattgtTATGGCCTTTGACCG TCTCACACTAAGGCTGAATCGCTGTGGAACATTCATAGCAAACCCATTCTGTGATAATGTATCACTCTACAAACTCTCATGTGAAAGTTCtgaaattaataacatttatggCCTTGTGTACACCGCAGCTGTAGCTGGCTGTTCCATTGCAATTATTGGACTTACTTATTCAAAAATAGCAGCTGTTTGTTTcttcagcaaaaataaatctgtgaACAGCAAAGCTTTGAAAACCTGTAGCACACACTTGACTGTTTATATGATCATGGGGTCATGTGGGTGTTCTATGTTCATTCTCCATCGTTTCTCTGGTGTTGCAGAGTACAGAAAAACAGCAGCCCTTCTCTTCCATATTGTCCCAGGCATTCTGAATCCTCTCATATATGCTCTGCAGTGTACTGAAATCAGACATGTTATATTAAAGATCTTACATTCAGAAAAGCTGATGCCAAGATAA
- the LOC136668045 gene encoding olfactory receptor 52D1-like — MENLTFNSPLLNMEGLVVSEHYIYPTFLFFLVVYVVIMVSNIGIILLITMKSGLHEPMYFLFCNLPFNDVFGNTIIVPRLMMDLFQPVSERYISYIDCVTQAFCYHTYAAASHTILMVMAFDRYVAISLTIRLNHCGTRIANPFCDNASLFKLSCQNPYINNIYGLVYTALLLGSSMGCIVITYAKIAAVCLTTKNKSLNSKAVKTCSTHLTVYLIMWISGFTMIILHRFSGVEDYRKGAALLFHVGPGILNPVIYVLQTTEIRHAVLKILPSKIWHCDEDFKGPLSPSL, encoded by the exons ATGGAAAACCTAACATTTAATAGCCCTCTTTTAAATATGGAGGGACTTGTTGTCTCTGAGCATTATATTTATCCTACATTTCTATTTTTCCTGGTTGTTTATGTGGTCATTATGGTGTCTAACATTGGAATCATTCTGCTAATAACAATGAAAAGTGGTCTACATGAACCTATGTATTTTCTCTTCTGTAACCTTCCCTTTAATGATGTGTTTGGAAACACCATTATTGTCCCTCGGTTAATGATGGACCTTTTTCAGCCAGTGTCTGAACGTTACATCAGTTATATAGATTGTGTTACGCAAGCTTTCTGCTACCACACATACGCTGCTGCTTCTCATACTATTCTCATGGTTATGGCCTTTGACAGATATGTTGCCATTT CTCTTACAATAAGACTGAATCACTGTGGAACACGAATAGCAAATCCGTTCTGTGATAATGCTTCACTCTTCAAACTGTCATGTCAGAATCCGTATATTAATAACATATATGGGCTTGTGTATACAGCACTTTTACTTGGCTCTTCTATGGGGTGCATTGTAATTACATATGCCAAAATAGCAGCTGTCTGCCTCACTACTAAAAACAAATCTCTGAACAGCAAGGCTGTGAAAACCTGCAGCACACACTTGACTGTCTATTTGATTATGTGGATATCTGGTTTTACTATGATCATACTCCATCGTTTCTCTGGTGTTGAAGACTATAGGAAAGGGGCGGCGCTGTTGTTCCATGTTGGCCCAGGAATTCTCAACCCTGTCATATATGTCTTGCAAACTACTGAGATACGACAtgctgttttaaaaattctACCCTCAAAAATATGGCACTGTGATGAGGATTTTAAAGGACCCCTTTCACCATCTTTATAA
- the LOC136668043 gene encoding olfactory receptor 2AT4-like yields the protein MENLTYNSPVLQLEGLVISEHYIYPTFLSLLFAYVLVVISNTGILLLIIMERSLHKPMYLLFCNLPFNDVFGNSVVVPRLMMDMLKPDSERYISYVDCVTQAFGYHMFSCASNYVLMVMAFDRYVAICNPLHYTTIMTTKMVAKLTASAWGVTLLLVCILLGLTLRLNRCGTFIANPFCDNASLFKLSCESSEINNIYGLVYTAAVAGCSIATIGLTYSKIAAVCLSSKNKSLNSKALKTCSTHLTVYMIMWSCGCIMIILHRFSGVAEYRKAAALMFHIVPGILNPLIYALQCTEIRHVILKILNAEKLMT from the coding sequence ATGGAAAACCTGACCTATAATAGCCCTGTTTTGCAGTTGGAGGGACTGGTAATCTCTGAGCATTACatttatccaacatttctttcCTTACTGTTTGCTTATGTGCTTGTTGTAATATCCAACACTGGAATCCTCCTGCTAATAATAATGGAAAGAAGTTTACATAAACCTATGTACCTTCTCTTCTGTAACCTTCCCTTTAATGATGTGTTTGGAAACTCTGTTGTTGTCCCTCGATTAATGATGGATATGTTGAAGCCAGACTCAGAGCGTTACATTAGTTATGTAGATTGTGTTACCCAGGCTTTCGGTTATCATATGTTCAGCTGTGCTTCTAACTACGTACTTATGGTTATGGCCTTTGACCGGTATGTTGCCATTTGTAATCCACTGCACTACACAACTATTATGACTACTAAAATGGTGGCTAAACTAACTGCATCAGCCTGGGGTGTGACACTGTTGCTCGTTTGTATTTTGCTAGGTCTCACACTAAGGCTGAATCGATGTGGAACATTTATAGCAAACCCATTCTGTGATAATGCATCACTCTTCAAACTCTCATGTGAAAGTTCtgaaattaataacatttatggCCTTGTGTACACTGCAGCTGTAGCTGGCTGTTCCATTGCAACTATTGGACTTACTTATTCAAAAATAGCAGCTGTTTGTCTatccagcaaaaataaatctctAAACAGCAAAGCTTTGAAAACCTGTAGCACACACCTGACCGTTTATATGATCATGTGGTCATGTGGGTGTATCATGATCATACTCCATCGTTTCTCTGGTGTTGCAGAGTACAGGAAAGCGGCAGCCCTGATGTTCCATATTGTCCCAGGCATTCTGAATCCTCTCATATATGCTCTGCAGTGTACTGAAATCAGACATGTTatattaaagattttaaatgcAGAAAAGCTGATGACATGA
- the LOC136668449 gene encoding olfactory receptor 4E1-like encodes MENLTFNSPVLQLEGLLVSEKSWYPIFLFFLIFYVLIMVCNIGIILLITMERSLHEPMYLLFCNLPFNDAFGNSVIVPRLLGDLLKPTSERYISYTDCVTQAFCFHMYVAASHTVLMVMAFDRYVAICNPLHYTTIMTSKMVAKLTAAAWGVALVCVSILLALTIRLNHCGTLIINPFCDNASLFKLSCESPYINNVYGLTYTALLLGSSLGYIVITYAKITAVCLTTKNKTLNKKALKTCSTHLTVYLIMWISGFTMIILHRFSGVADYRKGAALLFHVGPGILNPVIYVLQSTELRYAMMKIVRSKKVMP; translated from the coding sequence ATGGAAAACCTTACATTTAATAGCCCTGTTTTGCAGTTGGAAGGACTGCTCGTCTCAGAAAAAAGCTGGTATCCTATATTTCTATTCTTTTTGATATTCTATGTGCTCATTATGGTATGCAACATTGGAATCATTCTACTAATAACAATGGAAAGAAGTCTACATGAACCCATGTACCTTCTGTTCTGTAATCTTCCCTTTAATGATGCATTTGGAAACTCTGTCATTGTACCACGATTGCTGGGGGACCTTTTAAAACCAACATCTGAACGCTACATCAGTTACACTGATTGTGTTACTCAAGCTTTCTGTTTCCACATGTATGTTGCTGCTTCTCACACTGTACTCATGGTTATGGCCTTTGACAGGTATGTTGCCATTTGTAATCCACTGCACTACACAACTATTATGACTTCTAAAATGGTGGCTAAACTGACTGCAGCAGCTTGGGGTGTGGCCCTGGTCTGTGTGAGCATACTGTTAGCTCTTACAATAAGACTGAATCACTGTGGAACATTGATAATAAATCCATTCTGTGATAATGCATCACTTTTCAAACTTTCATGTGAGAGTCCATACATTAATAACGTATATGGTTTGACGTACACCGCACTTTTACTTGGCTCATCTTTGGGATATATTGTAATTACATATGCCAAAATAACAGCTGTTTGCCTCACtactaaaaataaaactctGAACAAGAAGGCTTTGAAAACTTGCAGCACACACTTGACTGTCTATTTGATCATGTGGATATCTGGATTTACCATGATAATACTCCATCGTTTTTCTGGTGTTGCAGACTACAGGAAAGGGGCTGCACTGCTTTTCCATGTCGGCCCAGGAATTCTCAACCCTGTCATATATGTCCTGCAGTCTACTGAGCTAAGATATGCTATGATGAAAATTGTACGTTCAAAAAAGGTGATGCCATGA